In the genome of Naumovozyma dairenensis CBS 421 chromosome 7, complete genome, the window TCCGGGCACTCCGATTAATGGTGGATCATCCACCAAgtcaaattcatcatcttcaatgaCTACTCAAAGACCAGGCGCGGATAGTTCATTTAAAAGCTTAAACACAACCATACGAAATACCATTGACCTCCAGCAACCTCAACCATCCAGAGTCCAACCAGGTGTCAGACCAGTACTACCAACATTAAACAACACAATGTCTCTCTCACGTATCCCAATCATTCCAGGTGGGAAAGTACAAACCCCACGCACATCCAACGCTGACGCAGGCGAATTATTTAACTCACAAAATGCAGGATATAAACTATGGGTAGTTCAGGCAGGTACATTAATAGCCAATCTATTAACTGCATCCGGAGCTGATCATGTCATCACTATGGACTTACACGATCCTCAATTCCCAGGGTTCTTCAACATCCCCGTGGACAATCTATATTGTCAACCAATCCAGatgaattatattcaaCATCATATACCAGATTATCAAGACGCAGTGATCATTTCACCTGACGCCGGTGGTGCCAAGAGAGCTACCGCTATAGCTGACGCATTAGAATTATCATTCGCTTTGATCCATAAGGAAAGAAGATCACAGTTATTGAAAGGTCCCCCTGATGCTACGTTGACCTCTGGTGGGGCATTACCTGTGTCTCCAAAGCCATTGGTCGCTACTTTGAACTTCCCTAGGAATATTAATGCTTCGTCACCACCAAAACCCCAGATTAGCCACCGTCATGGCGGTGATGATGTGAACCAATcgaaatatattcaaaccACAATGGTTGTCGGAGACGTGAGGAATAAGGTTTGTATAATTGTCGATGATTTAGTTGACACATCATACACTATAACGAGAGCTGCTAAATTATTGAAGGATCAAGGTGCCACTAAAGTTTATGCTTTGATTACACATGGTATCTTTTCTGGTGACGCATTGAATAGAATTAATCAAAGTAGTATTGATAAGTTGATCATATCTAATACTATTCCGCAGGATAAGACTGTTCAATTTTTGGGAAAAGATAGAGTTGACGTTATTGATGTTTCTAGAGTCTTTGGTGAAGCTATCAGAAGAATCCATAATGGAGAATCTATTTCAATGCTCTTTGAACATGGCTGGTAGATTCTTCTTCGCTTATGTAGTCACGAGTCTATataaaattgattgatattatttcaaaaaattgttctttttgttatttATGAATTCCCTATTTAACATATATAACAATCATAACAGTAAAGATGAAAACAATGCAACAagcaagaaaaataatgtatAAAACATATATGTGTATATGTAAAGGAATGGAAGCACATATGCACTATTCGCTTTGCTTTGACGTTGTTGTTTATCTTTTCTCCCTATAATCATTCGCTTTCATTATGAATACTTGTGTTCGGAGAGACagaaatttcatcaatttgtGAAGATGGagatttttgaagaattaatcTTTGACTTATATTATCTCTATCACTTCCGGTAGTTTCTAAATGACTGGAATCATCCCAATTATGAGCTGGTTCGATGATTGTTTTCGGTACCCCTTTCACCGTAATGACAGATTCCACGATACCATTCTTAGTGGATTGAtaagaagatgaaattgtTGTCACATTTTTATTGATAGGGCTCCTTCGGGGGCTGTTGATGGACTTATTATCAGTTTTAGGATCACTTGATTGCCAACTTCTACTACTTGAATTCGCCGGTGTAGTTATGTCTTTGGTTGGAGTGTTAGTAGTCATGGATGTGGTTACCTGAACTGCCTCTCCTGATTGACTAGCATATTCCATAGCTCCATGAGCTAATTTGGCATGCTTCTTTAACAAAGCATTTTCGTCATCTGTCAGTTTTTGAATATTCTCTACTGGTTTTTTGATAGTAACAAATGGTTTTTTGATATCTAATGGGTTTGAAGCTAAATTAGAAGGTAAGACTAAATTACTATGGTTATGCTGTTGAAATTCTGACGTTGAAGGCGTTGAGAAGATTCTTGATCTATAATGATTAGTATGTCCATTCCCTGTGGGACTTGCAATTGAGATAGATGGTTTTAATGTCGACGAGTATCcttctttcaaaacatCATGAGAATTATTAGGCGTATGTAGTAATGGTTGACTTTCACTTCTCTTCTTGCTACCCTCTTCATTATCTGATCCTTGTTGCTCCTGAGGTCCTTCCAGCAGAGAATTTGCTTCATCTTGTTGATGTTTTCTATGGGAATCTGTGTACAAGTGATGTAAATATGACGTAATATGTCTCTTACTTAATGGACCCGGTTGAGAACGCATGATATGTTGGTGAATATCAACAAACACATCAGattcatcaacaatttcttcaCCAATCAGTTCTTCAATGACATCTTCTAAAGTTAAAACACCAATAGCACCCTGTGAAGATCCTGGATCCTTGCTGACAATACACATATGTGACTTACCTTCTTggaaataatttaaaatatttaaacaTGAAGTATTTGGTGAAGTTTCAGGTAAAGTAGCCAACGGAAAATGAGACACCGGTAAAGCATCATCGGGATCATAAGATATCAAAACCCTCACTAATAACATACCAATAAAGTTATTTGGTTCATTTGGTAAATAAATTGGAATACGTGAAAACCCAgaattgaatattaattCGACAGTCTTATCATCCAAAATGGTAGCTGCGCTCATTGTAAATACGTTTTCAATAGGAGTCATGATTTCTTTGACgcttttctctttcaagTCTAAGACGGCCGATATTATTGTAACCTCATCTTGGGTCAATCTTTCCACACCCATAGTTCTGTGTAAAGTAACCAAAGTTTTCAATCCAGATTTCTTATATATCGTCCCATGATCTTCACCTAACAAATAATCCAACAAGGTAGCAATAGGATAAGCAACAGGGTACATAACATACATCAAAAGCAACACAAACGGACTGAAGAAAGCTCCAACTTGTAAACCATACTTTACACAAATACTCTGAGGAATAATCTCACCAAAGATAACGATCAAAACTGTAGAGGAAAGGACAGCTTGCCATCCACCACCAAGACATCTGTCCAAAACGATGGGTAACGTTTCATTAGTGATAACATTTGATAAGAGTAAAGTGACAAGTACCCAATGTTTACCCCTTGAAATCAATGATAAAACTCTCGCTGCTAATTTCTTTTCGGTGGGTGTCCCTGACGTACTAATGACTTTCAAATAGACCTCATCTTGGCCCATTAAACCCAGGGTTAATCCGGCAAAGACACCACCTAGTACTACTAATATAGCAGAAATGATCCCGTATGTAGTTATATCCGTGGTATCTTCATATGGAGGAGGGGATGCTGCTGGTGAAGATGACGGCGTTGCCATAGAAGACATACGAGACCAGGTTAATGGTAAGGAATAGATTTTAGGTATCAGcattaataaataaccGATAAGGATTAATCTTGTTGACTGGAGAGGTGTAGTTCGCGGCGAGGACATTTACTGGAGGGCTATCTTTCTTTGAGATTTGGTTTCGGGGATATGACAATAGTTTAAATAGTACTTTCTATAAACGATTTGTTATGACCTTTATGATTTCTGTTGGAGATTGGCTTAGCCTGCGTAGGTGTACAACcttttgaagattttaaacctttaattcatcaacttCTACTACCATTCGGGATATACTCCGATGAAAAGTTATTGAATAGTTATCTGACATACGTGATGCACGGAGTGTGCATATAAATGTCACAATTTGGCTTGAAGAAAAGTACATAAGAACCTAGGAATTTAGAGCTTGGCAGATAATAaatgtttttattattatcatatatacgtatatattaataaattggGGCTTTCACGAAGAAATAAAGTTATACTTCAAATTATCAACTTAGAGGCGTCGCGAAAGAGTCATTCATTCACGATTAACATTCTAAACCTTATTGTAAGTACTAGTAATAATGCTGCTTGTCATTGGAGTGGTCACCGTTCAAACAGAGGTATAGACAGGTACTAAGATATAGGGTAGAGAAACACTGGGTTGAGATTTCAGTAACAAGACATTGTCCACTAGTATTCGTGGTAGATGAGGCAGCTACCTGAACTCTCCATCCAAAACGTTTGATAAAGCGAATAATCAGTGTCAATACTCAAATCAGTACTTATGCTGTCCCCACAAATACAACCACCACCTGTGTTTGGAACATTGACGGTAACATTAGTACCACTAACATCAATAGTATCACTGTTTTGGATACCAGTCTTTGAAGCTTCAAATGTCAACAAACTGTCAAACCTACTAACATAGCCTAACCAAATATAACCACTATTGATAAAAGTTTTATTAACGGAAAGAGATCCAGAAGTATCCTTTAAAATACCGCCGTTAATTAACGAGCAAGTTGTCACCTTGGTAGATTTATCACCACTGTCCCcattatcaataattaaGTTTCCCTTattgttaatatttttggGAACGGTATTAATTGACATTTCACTTACAGCATCAGTTGTACCAATACATAGATTACCGTTGTTCACATTTTTAGATCTTCCCCCAGAAGTGACGTACCAACGTTCTATCCAGAAGATTGTTAAGGTTGGTTTGACTTGCTCAGGTATGCATTAGTGGGTAGAACAAGAGCAAAGTGTACTATTACCAGATGTATGTACGTAGTTCCGTTCGAGTTTCGATGTGAATCGCCCGTACGAAAATTTCAGCAGCATGAGTGATGTGCCGAtctgaaaatgaagatcTTCGTCTTGGTCATGGCTGCTATTCATACCGACAAACTGATCATATTGCACAAATATACTATGTAGTACGTACGTATACAGGTACTTTTATGAGATTACTGTAAAAATTCCACACTGTATAGATGGAATGGTACATAGAACATGTATAGTTCATCTGAGCGAAGGCATTCACCTACCTGTTAgtaaattttgaaaataatgacagGATTGTGACATATACAAACATAAATCCGGAGTTCTCTTGTCATTGCGTTTTTATTACCCATAATTAGGAAAGTATTGCATTATAAATAGCTAGACAATTACAACTTTCACcataaataagaaatagTGTAGAAATATGAAATCAGATAACGAATTGGAATTCTGAGAGTCCCAAAAGTATGCGGGTAAATATATGAGTGATAGTAACAATTTAGGAATAGCAAACTTGGCTAGATTTACAATTCTGTATAAGAGTATACGTAAGTACgtatataattaataatattacacAGCCATACTTTTTTCCTTGAATATCGCACAGCATCTAAGCGCCTGCTCACGACTTTATGTTACTGTTGAAGGGATTGGAGTGGGGAACAGTATCCTTTCGTATACCATCTAACTATGATCCATTACCGAACGCATTGGTTGTCTACAATAGGCTAAATATAAATGGTTAAATATACTAACGTACCAATACTATTACCATGTATATACAGCTacaatttatattttatttaagaCGGTGTTAATCACGGAAAAAGTTAACTATGTGGTCTCAAATACTGGATTATTTAGAAGAGAATGAGGTAGTAATATATGTGTCCGTAGTTTCCTCATTAATTGTTGCAACCGTAATATATGAGTATGTTGTATTATACAGCGTACTGAAGTATTCCATGGCGGTTTCAGTGATAACACATTGACTACTACTCATAACTATGGTTTTGCTTGCAGTATGCTGCTGACTCAAAGAGGAGGAAGTTGGAATTAGAACGGTAGAACTTGTTTCCAGACTTGACAATAAATAAGATGAAGAGGGAACCAAACTACTGGAGCTTTGTGCATAACTTGACGATAATGcggatgatgatgaagaaataattaaagGACATAGTGCCATCGTGCGATCAGGTTCGATATCACATATCGATGGTCTGCTTGTCCCCGCTGTTGGCACAATACCTGAATACGATATAATTGGTGCATAACAAGTAGAGCATGAACCTGATATCACTTGTCCAGAAATAAATCCGGTTGCGTCATATCCAGTACCGATATCAAGTTTCATAATACCGTACACATTCCAAGTAGTTAAGATGCCTGAGGTAGTATTATATGAAATAACAGATTTTGTATTGTTGCTCTTACGAACCTGTCTGCCGAATTGAAAAGTTGTTTTTGCATCGACCCCTCTAATGACGGGTATATATTTACCAGAGCCCAATATAGTAATTGATTTAGTTGTGGTTGACGttaaataaattgtttGATCAATTGAATAGTCAGTATTAACCGCAAAAGTGTCACGACTAGTACTTCCTACCATGCATCCACCACCTGTAACCGGAAAATTGATAGTTACATTTGAATCGGTAAAAGAAATTGTACCTGAATTTTGAATACCAGTGTTTGGAGGGTTTATTGTAAATGACCCAAATACATTACCAGAGTACCCTAACCATATATAGCCagtattaataaatgaatcTGTCACGGTTAAACCGTCGCTTCCATCGTTTAATCGCCCACGTAAGTACCCGCTGTTAGTTAATGTGGCAAGTTTTATCAACGTGGATGCAGTACCAATTGGCCCATTATCAATAATCAACTTCCCTTTATTGTTGAGACTGGATCCAGCAATATTAATTGATATGGAATCCGTAGTACTAGCTGTACCAATACACAAGTTACCATTGTTCACGATATTGTTACTGTTGATTGACACGCTTGGATCATATGTGACTAATAAGTAAGATCCCCTATCAATTGTAAGGTCGTCAGTAACAGTTGCAAGGTTATCGATAACAGTATTTTCTGAAATTTCTAAAGCAGCAATCGAAGTGATAATTTGGAACAATACTCCAATTATATATCTAATGACAATGGATTTCATTAGCATTTTTTCTAGTGAGGTATTCTTCTACTGGTATTTACTTAAGGGGCCATCAAAGGTGAAAGTATTTACTAAAGTGTTCCAAGGGAAGAGGTGCTTTTATATTTTACTCTAAAAACATTTCCTTATGTCGGAAGTCATTTTCCCTTCAAGATATGTTATGTTTTGCTTGGCCTActatatttgtttttccATTTGGCAAATATTAATGTTCTATTTTCTCTCTGCAAGATATTAAGTACGTGGACCAAcatatatcatttttacTACAATTGACTCCAGTAAGACAGACTTTGATGCTGGGGTAAATCACTCCTACTTCTCTTGGGAAACTCTAGTGTACGATGTTAGTTATTGAGAGAATCCTTCAGTCTTCTGCTAGTTAGAATAGACTCAGGTCGTTCAGTGTATACTTTAATTTGGGAATCCGAAGCTATagttcattatttttgtgAATTTTGGCAGAGCAAAGTACGCACTACCTAGAAGTATAAGAGTATTTTAAGTTATTTAAAGTTTTGACAGTTATGCCATTTATTCCTCAACGCAGAAGTATGTATTGCCTAGGAGAGACTGGATTGGCTTTTTATAAAACTAAGAATAATAGTGATAAGGATATCCTTGGGATGTTACGggtaaaaataattttttaacCTACCCTGACTACGTTCTGCCCAAGTCACTAGCCCTAGCAAAAACAATTGTGCGGGGTTTCTCTGTATTTTTGGGCGATGTTTTCTGGTACCCAACTCAGACCCAATTTTTTCTCCTACTCTCTCTGCTGTCCTAAAACTGAAAATTTTCACCTTGCCCCTAGTCTAACCCGTAACAGCCCTGATATCATATCATCGGGAGGGCTCCGAAGAGCATTAGTCCCGTTTATCGATGTCAACTAACAATTNNNNNNNNNNNNNNNNNNNNCATCCTTAGTGGTCCTTCCAATAAAATCAGAACCTCCTGggtaattattttttcccAACAACATAACGAAAACTGTGTTATCTATATGATTATGAGCTCATCCCAAACATCAAACTGTTCTGATCTCTTAAAAGATGAAGTAGGTAGGTACATGAATTAATGGCGTCGTTTTTAGGTTAAAGTTTTGGGTTTGGGATATTACATACGGTTAGAAAAGAACATTCAGACCCGAAAAGTAATGATTATAAAGGTAGTAAATAAAACTCGAACACTAAACTACTCCTTGATAACCATATTTGTCCTAGTGTGGTGTTTGGGAAATTATGCCATGGCCTCGGCTTCCGCCTTAAGGAGGGGAAACGTAAGAAAGTAGGGTTGTTGACCGTTTTTTTCCTCacattatttaaaatgaagttttgaaacatgaagaaaaagtaaACCCTGGTTGCATAAATGCGGACGGCCTGGTTAGCAGGGTCCGAAACAGCACAGGACTTATTATGGCGTACTAAATAAGGttctaattcttgaaaTCTTTTCTATTGTGCAGGATTTCCGTAAAAATTGGACACCTCTACACATTTCTGCAAGCATGCCTACAGATCTCCCGTTCCATCGGTAAATCTTCAGATCTACACACGTCTGGCACGGACtgaattttcatcattccTAAAGGATTTCGCGCCAGTCCTACCTTTTTTTAATCCCTGCCGAAAAGTTTTAATGTAATGTTAACTAATGCTAACCCAGAATCATTCCTAATCCAATCCATTTTCCAGTGTGCTATGACAGATTACTAGTACTATATGTATCAATCTTATCTTATCTTTGtacatatattattttaatGGATAATAGCCCATATTTACTTGAAATTTTAGCAGTTTTTAAGGTGAACACATATTTAATAGTAGTTCCATTTGACGATTGGTTCGCACTTTACAATTAACCACAGTTATTTTAtcttattttatattctactgttgttgttgtaaacaaataaaaatattcaaaattcGAAAGCATAAACTAAATACAAATTTCATTAAGATAGTAATTTGAATAGCTAATGTTGCCTTGCAATTTAATGTACAGAAGatgttattatattgtattatatacTCTATTTTCGAAATTTTTCTATAAATATAAGAATAGTActatttcattttatttccaatttatttattcacCTTTTAAGTACGTTGACAAAACCCTTCCTAAATAACCGTTctagaaaatttaaaaattctGATCATCTTGAACGATTATGTACAAGTGAGGGCAAAAAATACCATATGTAAGTGTACAgtaattttgaattctcTATGTATCCGAGTGGGACAAATGTTGGACTTGGGGACTAATTTCTAACCCATATTATTTCTCTGCTGAACGGTACGTAAGcaaaagataataatacgtACAAACAAAATGCTAAACCCATACATTCCTTTAACAAATGtggaaaggaaaaatattgatcTGAGTTTTCTGACCAGAGAGAAAAAACCGGAATTCGTAGGACCCGTGCACCACTGCCTTCCTGTAAAGGAATGTCGAATGGACAACGAAAGAATCTACGAAACTGGGAGATGGCCTGATGGTATCCTCGGGGCGGCACGGTAGCCActtgtttttcaattgcAGAGGAAAGAGAAAATGTGCACACAGGGTATGGATGGCAAAAAATCGGATCTTGAATCATCACGAGAGGTTGGCGGAAATTGTTgttctttaaattttcgGGGGGCCAAGGGAGGGAGGTTGGCCAAAAAAACTTGACgtaatgaagaaataatgaCCGAAAGGGTCAAAACCATGAGGGGTCAAGGAGATATCTAGGGGAGgaatgatttaataacaTTGTCTCCAACTACAGCTTAGGATACGGGGCACCCACGTGTGGGGTTATCTCAACTTATCAACGGGAGATCGGTTACTAATGGGATGACTTAATCAAGCTGGAACAATAGTCACGTCTACCGCTACAATGTTTTCTTAACGAGACATTTTTAGGGCTGAAGGGAAGCTAGGGTTTTaccaataaaaaaatgtcaCGACCCCAAATCAAAAGAGGAATCATTTTATGACTCTCGCGGTTCGTTCGAACAACATGTCcaaattgtaattttgGTCCCTCTTCTTTCTCCCTTCACTTTGGGTAGTAACTTATACGTAACCTTCCCTCCCTCTTTGAAACTTTCAATGGGcttacattttttattccCAGTTCtcttaaatatattattgctttcttcttcttaccttgttgttgttcttcaGATGTCCCTAAGCTACAAAACCTTTAATCTTCTGTCTAACAGTGGCAAGAAAGCATCACCATTGGTAGTAGCATTAGcatattcatcatcattttcttcttctcatttttcatttttggaaaaattaccACTCTACAAGGAAAATAGCAATAACATACTAAGAAGAAGTCTACATCCGTCATCTATAATACGTCAAACGATCagtaatattaataaaaataataataataacataacTAGAAAAATGACATCTCCAACTAGATTAAAGACCATGAGATCACCAATGAAGAAAGTAGAATCTCAAGTAAATTTACACCCCTTACTATGTGATCCATTCAGAGTAACAGTCATCGGGTCTGGTAACTGGGGTACTACCATTGCCAAAGTGGTTTCTGAAAACACTGCGATCCATTCTCATGTCTTTGAAAAGGAGGTTCAAATGTGGgtttttgaagaaaaaattgatggTCAAAATTTGACTGAAATAATTAACACCAAGCATGAAAATGTTAAATATTTACCAGGAATTGAATTGCCTGAAAATTTAAGAGCTAATCCAGATTTGTTGGATGCCGTTAAAGAGGCAGACATTcttgttttcaatattcCTCATCAATTTTTGTCAAGAATTGTGAAACAATTAGAGGGTCATGTTAAGAAGGGTGCAAGAGcaatttcttgtttgaaAGGGTTCGAAGTTGGTGTCAAAGGGGTTCAATTGTTATCTTCTTATATTACTGATGAATTAGGAATTGCTTGTGGTGCACTTTCTGGGGCTAATTTGGCTCCTGAAGTCGCTAAAGAACATTGGTCAGAAACTACTGTTGCGTATCAACTGCCTAAAGATTTTAGAGGTGAAGGGAAAGATGTCGATCATaagattttgaaagtaTTATTCCATAGACCTTATTTCCATGTTAACGTCATCGATGATGTTGCAGGGATCTCCATTGCGGGtgcattgaaaaatgtcGTTGCCTTAGGTTGCGGATTTGTTGAAGGTCTTGGGTGGGGTAACAATGCAGGTGCAGCCATTCAAAGAGTCGGTCTAggtgaaattattaaattcgGTCAAATGTTTTTCCCCGAATCAAGAGTTGAAACGTATTATCAAGAAAGTGCTGGTGTGGCCGATTTAATTACTACATGTTCGGGGGGTAGAAATGTTAGAGTTGCTAAATATATGGCAGAAACAGGTAAAGGTGCTATAGAATCTGAAAAGGATCTATTAAATGGCCAATC includes:
- the PRS5 gene encoding ribose phosphate diphosphokinase subunit PRS5 (similar to Saccharomyces cerevisiae PRS5 (YOL061W); ancestral locus Anc_3.166) — its product is MSFKVDLEYPFKRYHCKTQPTKSIVMSSIVIFGGESHPELVKKICENVNIHPSQVTLGKFSNGETSISVGDSVREKDVYVIQSGCGQVNDTFMQLLILISACKSASASRVTAVMPYFCYSRQPDTPYTVKGAPLISKPRETYTFESNPGTPINGGSSTKSNSSSSMTTQRPGADSSFKSLNTTIRNTIDLQQPQPSRVQPGVRPVLPTLNNTMSLSRIPIIPGGKVQTPRTSNADAGELFNSQNAGYKLWVVQAGTLIANLLTASGADHVITMDLHDPQFPGFFNIPVDNLYCQPIQMNYIQHHIPDYQDAVIISPDAGGAKRATAIADALELSFALIHKERRSQLLKGPPDATLTSGGALPVSPKPLVATLNFPRNINASSPPKPQISHRHGGDDVNQSKYIQTTMVVGDVRNKVCIIVDDLVDTSYTITRAAKLLKDQGATKVYALITHGIFSGDALNRINQSSIDKLIISNTIPQDKTVQFLGKDRVDVIDVSRVFGEAIRRIHNGESISMLFEHGW
- the MAM3 gene encoding Mam3p (similar to Saccharomyces cerevisiae MAM3 (YOL060C); ancestral locus Anc_3.168), which codes for MSSPRTTPLQSTRLILIGYLLMLIPKIYSLPLTWSRMSSMATPSSSPAASPPPYEDTTDITTYGIISAILVVLGGVFAGLTLGLMGQDEVYLKVISTSGTPTEKKLAARVLSLISRGKHWVLVTLLLSNVITNETLPIVLDRCLGGGWQAVLSSTVLIVIFGEIIPQSICVKYGLQVGAFFSPFVLLLMYVMYPVAYPIATLLDYLLGEDHGTIYKKSGLKTLVTLHRTMGVERLTQDEVTIISAVLDLKEKSVKEIMTPIENVFTMSAATILDDKTVELIFNSGFSRIPIYLPNEPNNFIGMLLVRVLISYDPDDALPVSHFPLATLPETSPNTSCLNILNYFQEGKSHMCIVSKDPGSSQGAIGVLTLEDVIEELIGEEIVDESDVFVDIHQHIMRSQPGPLSKRHITSYLHHLYTDSHRKHQQDEANSLLEGPQEQQGSDNEEGSKKRSESQPLLHTPNNSHDVLKEGYSSTLKPSISIASPTGNGHTNHYRSRIFSTPSTSEFQQHNHSNLVLPSNLASNPLDIKKPFVTIKKPVENIQKLTDDENALLKKHAKLAHGAMEYASQSGEAVQVTTSMTTNTPTKDITTPANSSSRSWQSSDPKTDNKSINSPRRSPINKNVTTISSSYQSTKNGIVESVITVKGVPKTIIEPAHNWDDSSHLETTGSDRDNISQRLILQKSPSSQIDEISVSPNTSIHNESE
- the NDAI0G02950 gene encoding uncharacterized protein translates to MSINTVPKNINNKGNLIIDNGDSGDKSTKVTTCSLINGGILKDTSGSLSVNKTFINSGYIWLGYVSRFDSLLTFEASKTGIQNSDTIDVSGTNVTVNVPNTGGGCICGDSISTDLSIDTDYSLYQTFWMESSGSCLIYHEY
- the NDAI0G02960 gene encoding uncharacterized protein, whose amino-acid sequence is MLMKSIVIRYIIGVLFQIITSIAALEISENTVIDNLATVTDDLTIDRGSYLLVTYDPSVSINSNNIVNNGNLCIGTASTTDSISINIAGSSLNNKGKLIIDNGPIGTASTLIKLATLTNSGYLRGRLNDGSDGLTVTDSFINTGYIWLGYSGNVFGSFTINPPNTGIQNSGTISFTDSNVTINFPVTGGGCMVGSTSRDTFAVNTDYSIDQTIYLTSTTTKSITILGSGKYIPVIRGVDAKTTFQFGRQVRKSNNTKSVISYNTTSGILTTWNVYGIMKLDIGTGYDATGFISGQVISGSCSTCYAPIISYSGIVPTAGTSRPSICDIEPDRTMALCPLIISSSSSALSSSYAQSSSSLVPSSSYLLSSLETSSTVLIPTSSSLSQQHTASKTIVMSSSQCVITETAMEYFSTLYNTTYSYITVATINEETTDTYITTSFSSK
- the GPD2 gene encoding glycerol-3-phosphate dehydrogenase (NAD(+)) GPD2 (similar to Saccharomyces cerevisiae GPD1 (YDL022W) and GPD2 (YOL059W); ancestral locus Anc_3.169), with amino-acid sequence MGLHFLFPVLLNILLLSSSYLVVVLQMSLSYKTFNLLSNSGKKASPLVVALAYSSSFSSSHFSFLEKLPLYKENSNNILRRSLHPSSIIRQTISNINKNNNNNITRKMTSPTRLKTMRSPMKKVESQVNLHPLLCDPFRVTVIGSGNWGTTIAKVVSENTAIHSHVFEKEVQMWVFEEKIDGQNLTEIINTKHENVKYLPGIELPENLRANPDLLDAVKEADILVFNIPHQFLSRIVKQLEGHVKKGARAISCLKGFEVGVKGVQLLSSYITDELGIACGALSGANLAPEVAKEHWSETTVAYQLPKDFRGEGKDVDHKILKVLFHRPYFHVNVIDDVAGISIAGALKNVVALGCGFVEGLGWGNNAGAAIQRVGLGEIIKFGQMFFPESRVETYYQESAGVADLITTCSGGRNVRVAKYMAETGKGAIESEKDLLNGQSAQGVITCKEVHEWLDKCELTQEFPLFEAVYQIVYNNVPMENLPDMIEELDDFGF